The Nycticebus coucang isolate mNycCou1 chromosome 2, mNycCou1.pri, whole genome shotgun sequence genome includes a window with the following:
- the LOC128598596 gene encoding cell division control protein 42 homolog, producing the protein MQTIKCLVVGDGKTCLPSECVPTVFGDYAVTVMIGGEPYTLGLFDTAGQEDYDRLQHLSYPQTDVFLVCFSVVSPSSFENVKEKWVPEITHHCPKIPFLLVETQINLRDDPSTIEKLANIKQKPIAPETAEKLAHDLKAVKYVACSACIQKGLKNVFDETILAALELLEPKKSHRCVLLNISPELFLYS; encoded by the coding sequence ATGCAGACAATTAAGTGCCTTGTGGTAGGCGATGGCAAAACATGTCTCCCATCTGAATGTGTTCCGACTGTTTTTGGTGACTATGCAGTTACAGTTATGATTGGTGGAGAGCCATATACTCTTGGACTTTTTGATACTGCAGGGCAAGAGGATTATGACAGATTACAACACCTGAGCTATCCACAAACAGATGTATTTCTAGTCTGCTTTTCAGTGGTCTCTCCATcctcatttgaaaatgtgaaagaaaagtgGGTGCCTGAGATAACTCACCATTGTCCAAAGATTCCTTTCTTGCTTGTTGAGACCCAAATCAATCTCAGAGATGACCCTTCTACTATTGAGAAACTTGCCAACATCAAACAGAAACCTATTGCACCAGAGACTGCTGAAAAGCTGGCCCATGACTTGAAGGCTGTCAAGTACGTGGCGTGTTCTGCATGTATACAGAAAGGCCTCAAGAATGTATTTGATGAAACAATATTGGCTGCCCTGGAACTTCTAGAACCAAAGAAGAGCCACAGGTGTGTGCTGCTGAACATCTCTCCAGAGCTCTTTCTGTACAGCTGA